Proteins co-encoded in one Nonlabens agnitus genomic window:
- a CDS encoding thymidylate synthase — MKQYHNLLQYILDNGNDKGDRTGTGTRSVFGQQLRFDLQEGFPLVTTKKVHLKSIIYELLWLLKGDTNIKYLQDHGVRIWNEWADENGNLGPVYGHQWRNWNSEGVDQIKDVIHTIKNNPNSRRMMVTAWNPSVMPDTSKSFAENVANGKAALPPCHAFFQFYVADGKLSCQLYQRSADVFLGVPFNIASYALLTMMVAQVCGLDYGDFVHTFGDVHIYSNHREQIDLQLSRTPRDLPTMKLNPEIKDIFDFKYEDFTLENYDPYPAIKAAVAV, encoded by the coding sequence ATGAAGCAATATCACAACCTTTTACAATACATACTGGATAATGGTAACGACAAAGGTGACCGTACGGGCACTGGTACGCGCAGTGTTTTTGGCCAGCAATTGCGATTTGACCTTCAAGAAGGATTCCCTTTAGTAACTACAAAAAAAGTACATCTCAAAAGCATTATTTATGAGTTGCTGTGGTTGCTCAAGGGAGATACTAATATCAAGTATCTACAGGATCATGGCGTGCGTATCTGGAATGAGTGGGCAGACGAAAATGGAAATTTAGGTCCTGTTTATGGGCACCAGTGGCGCAACTGGAACAGTGAAGGTGTTGACCAGATAAAGGACGTGATCCATACCATCAAGAACAATCCCAACAGCCGTCGCATGATGGTCACCGCATGGAATCCCAGTGTAATGCCAGATACCAGCAAGAGTTTTGCAGAAAACGTTGCCAATGGCAAAGCGGCATTACCACCATGTCATGCCTTCTTTCAGTTTTATGTGGCAGATGGTAAATTGAGCTGCCAGCTCTACCAGCGCAGTGCAGATGTATTTTTAGGCGTTCCCTTCAACATTGCAAGCTACGCCTTGCTTACCATGATGGTTGCTCAGGTTTGCGGGCTGGATTACGGTGATTTTGTGCACACTTTTGGTGACGTGCACATCTATTCCAACCATCGCGAGCAGATTGACCTGCAACTCTCCAGAACACCACGCGATTTGCCTACCATGAAACTCAATCCAGAAATCAAAGACATATTTGATTTCAAATACGAAGACTTTACCTTGGAAAATTACGATCCCTATCCGGCGATCAAGGCTGCTGTGGCGGTGTAA
- a CDS encoding thymidylate synthase, with translation MSQVEVKKFDFGQIEFYDNYVISTLLPNTTVTTSIAKAILTSIKDHFGNKKMVYISNREFGHEVDLSVYKMVNPKKMVGIAMVSSQREELVRSVSKEQEVYSGSFGVFNSIESAVSWAKSFLEEQED, from the coding sequence ATGTCTCAAGTAGAAGTGAAAAAATTTGATTTTGGACAGATAGAGTTTTATGACAACTATGTTATTAGCACTCTCCTACCTAATACCACGGTTACCACTTCTATTGCTAAGGCTATTTTAACATCCATCAAGGATCATTTTGGAAACAAAAAAATGGTATATATCTCGAATCGGGAATTTGGCCATGAAGTGGATCTTTCAGTTTATAAAATGGTGAACCCTAAAAAAATGGTGGGCATTGCTATGGTTTCTAGCCAGCGAGAAGAACTGGTGCGATCGGTTAGTAAGGAGCAAGAAGTGTATTCTGGTTCATTTGGAGTCTTCAATTCTATAGAAAGTGCTGTTTCCTGGGCAAAGTCCTTTCTTGAAGAACAAGAAGACTAA
- a CDS encoding nucleoside transporter C-terminal domain-containing protein, whose product MKILNPALTGFFLFVSLLYSTLVTAQTDQISIEGTWKINSTDQNYKPATFKGAAIDSVAFGKNNFTYYLASDSLQQAAGNYFYDENELTLYFVEPNDNAKRYKVDNLTNDLLVYSSDTESFDFSRNTEPLEVAPDDTVQQDFAVDPSKGFGFTFTSLYRGLIGIVFIIGLCFLLSANKKKIDWKLVATGLGLQVVFAVLVLKVPAVAYVFDWISNKVVDFLNVSEAGADFVFGDLIDVNSSLGYIFAFKVLPTIVFFSAFTSLLYYLGILQKIVYGFAWVMSKTMRLSGSESLAAAANIFIGQTEAPLVVKPYLDKMTKSEMLCLMVGGMATIAGGVLAAFIAFLGGDSDAEKIIFTKHLLTASIMSAPAAIIIAKILFPEENKDDINRELDISKEKIGSNVLDAISRGTTDGLKLAVNVGAMLLVFTAIMAVLNWMLGDLIGDPTGLNDKIVQWTDGRYQSFSMQYIMGNLFAPVAWLIGVPFEDIVAVGQLLGEKTILNEFFAYASLSTLKNTGVLVNYRSIVIATYALCGFANFASIGIQIGGIGVLAPSQRDVLAKFGIKALIGGTCAALLTATIAGMLFG is encoded by the coding sequence ATGAAGATTTTAAACCCTGCGCTGACCGGCTTTTTTCTGTTTGTTTCTTTATTATACTCTACTCTTGTCACTGCGCAGACAGACCAGATTTCAATTGAGGGAACCTGGAAGATCAACTCTACAGATCAAAATTATAAGCCTGCCACTTTTAAGGGTGCTGCGATTGATTCGGTAGCATTCGGGAAAAACAATTTCACCTATTATCTGGCGTCAGATTCCCTACAACAAGCAGCGGGTAATTATTTTTATGACGAGAACGAGTTGACCCTATATTTTGTAGAGCCAAACGATAATGCAAAACGTTACAAGGTTGACAATTTAACCAATGATCTGCTGGTCTATTCCAGCGATACAGAATCCTTTGACTTTTCCAGAAATACAGAACCACTTGAGGTTGCTCCAGATGATACCGTACAGCAAGATTTTGCTGTGGATCCATCCAAAGGATTTGGTTTTACGTTCACTAGTTTGTACCGCGGCCTTATTGGTATCGTTTTTATTATAGGACTTTGCTTTTTATTGAGTGCGAACAAAAAGAAAATCGACTGGAAACTGGTCGCTACTGGATTGGGCTTGCAAGTGGTTTTCGCTGTATTAGTCTTGAAAGTACCGGCAGTAGCCTACGTTTTTGACTGGATTTCTAATAAAGTAGTAGATTTCTTAAATGTTTCAGAAGCTGGAGCAGACTTCGTTTTTGGCGATTTAATCGATGTCAACTCCAGTTTAGGCTACATATTTGCTTTCAAAGTCCTGCCTACTATTGTATTCTTTTCGGCATTTACCTCGCTACTTTATTACTTAGGCATCCTTCAAAAAATCGTTTACGGTTTTGCATGGGTGATGAGTAAAACCATGCGATTAAGTGGTTCTGAATCCTTAGCGGCTGCTGCAAATATTTTTATAGGTCAAACAGAGGCACCGTTAGTGGTGAAACCTTACTTGGATAAAATGACCAAGTCAGAAATGCTTTGTCTTATGGTGGGTGGTATGGCAACCATCGCCGGTGGTGTTCTTGCTGCATTCATCGCCTTTCTAGGTGGCGATAGTGATGCTGAAAAAATTATTTTCACAAAACACCTGTTGACGGCGTCCATCATGAGTGCGCCAGCAGCTATCATCATCGCAAAAATCTTATTCCCAGAAGAGAACAAAGACGACATCAATAGAGAATTGGATATTTCTAAGGAAAAAATAGGATCCAATGTTCTGGATGCCATCTCTCGAGGCACGACAGATGGATTGAAACTCGCGGTAAACGTTGGTGCGATGTTACTTGTTTTCACAGCGATCATGGCAGTTTTGAATTGGATGCTGGGTGATCTAATAGGCGATCCTACAGGCTTGAACGACAAGATTGTTCAATGGACTGATGGTAGATACCAGTCTTTTTCCATGCAATACATCATGGGTAATCTATTTGCTCCTGTAGCCTGGCTTATCGGTGTGCCGTTTGAAGACATTGTTGCCGTAGGTCAATTGTTAGGTGAAAAAACAATTCTCAATGAATTCTTTGCCTATGCATCATTAAGTACCCTAAAAAATACGGGTGTTCTTGTAAATTATCGATCTATAGTGATTGCTACCTACGCTCTTTGCGGGTTTGCAAATTTTGCCTCGATAGGTATTCAAATAGGTGGAATAGGAGTTCTGGCACCATCGCAACGCGATGTTTTGGCAAAGTTTGGAATTAAGGCTTTGATAGGTGGTACTTGTGCTGCGCTACTTACTGCTACCATTGCTGGGATGCTTTTTGGATAG
- a CDS encoding bifunctional nuclease family protein, with protein MSLKRLNIRGISYSQTQNGAYALILKESGGNRQLPIVIGAFEAQSIAIALEKEISPPRPLTHDLFKSFAERYGIVVKQVIIHKLVDGVFYSSLICEKDKIEEIIDARTSDAIALAVRFKAPVFTYENILDEAGIQQQISADKDLVDEDEDSDELIEELINTPISEQNDYSSLSMDELNKMLQEAVSNENYELAASIRDEISKR; from the coding sequence ATGAGTCTAAAACGACTTAACATACGCGGAATCTCCTATAGCCAGACACAAAATGGTGCGTATGCGTTGATCCTAAAAGAATCTGGTGGTAATCGACAGTTGCCTATAGTGATTGGTGCTTTTGAAGCACAGAGTATTGCTATAGCACTGGAAAAGGAAATAAGCCCACCACGACCTTTGACCCACGATCTTTTCAAAAGTTTTGCAGAGCGTTATGGTATCGTCGTGAAGCAGGTTATCATTCATAAATTGGTCGACGGTGTGTTCTACAGTAGTTTGATTTGTGAAAAGGACAAAATTGAAGAAATTATTGATGCGAGAACAAGTGATGCTATCGCTCTAGCAGTGCGCTTTAAGGCGCCTGTGTTTACCTATGAGAATATTCTTGACGAGGCAGGAATCCAACAGCAAATTTCAGCAGACAAGGATTTGGTGGATGAAGATGAAGATAGTGATGAGCTTATAGAAGAATTGATCAATACACCTATAAGTGAGCAAAACGATTACAGCAGTTTGTCCATGGACGAACTCAATAAAATGCTCCAGGAAGCAGTGAGTAATGAGAATTATGAGCTGGCTGCCAGCATTAGAGATGAGATCTCAAAAAGATAA
- a CDS encoding electron transfer flavoprotein subunit alpha/FixB family protein: MSVLVYTESENGAFKKTAYEVASYAKGIADMLGTDVAAISFNATDAGELGTYGVSKLHNVKEAKLDKFNAGAYADAIAQAAKAEDAKVIVISSSADSKYLGSLLSVHLDAGYVSNVVALPSSADPFTVKRSVFTNKAFSNTQISTDRKLVGLSKNAYGLKENPTDCTVVDFAPSFNDDDFKVEVQSVDKATDKVTIADAEVVVSAGRGMKGPENWAMIEELADVLGAATACSKPVSDMGWRPHGEHVGQTGKPVASNLYIAIGISGAIQHLAGINSSKVKVVINTDPEAPFFKAADYGVVGDAFEVVPALIEKLKAFKAANA, from the coding sequence ATGTCAGTTTTAGTATATACAGAATCAGAAAACGGAGCCTTTAAAAAAACGGCTTATGAAGTGGCGAGTTATGCCAAAGGAATTGCAGACATGCTGGGAACAGACGTTGCGGCCATCTCTTTTAACGCCACAGACGCGGGCGAGCTGGGAACTTATGGTGTAAGCAAATTGCACAATGTCAAAGAGGCCAAGCTTGACAAATTCAACGCAGGCGCTTATGCAGACGCCATTGCTCAAGCTGCCAAGGCAGAAGATGCAAAAGTGATCGTGATCAGTTCCAGTGCAGATTCCAAGTATTTGGGATCTCTATTGAGCGTCCATTTAGACGCTGGATACGTTTCAAACGTAGTGGCTTTGCCTTCAAGTGCAGATCCGTTTACTGTTAAGAGATCTGTTTTTACCAATAAAGCTTTTAGCAACACACAAATCTCCACCGACCGTAAGTTAGTTGGATTGTCCAAAAACGCATATGGCCTTAAAGAAAACCCAACTGATTGTACCGTAGTTGACTTTGCACCATCCTTTAACGATGATGACTTTAAAGTAGAAGTGCAGTCTGTCGACAAGGCTACCGACAAAGTAACTATTGCAGATGCAGAGGTTGTCGTGAGTGCTGGTCGTGGTATGAAAGGACCAGAAAACTGGGCAATGATTGAAGAACTTGCAGATGTTCTGGGAGCAGCCACCGCTTGTTCCAAACCAGTAAGCGATATGGGATGGAGACCACATGGAGAACACGTGGGACAAACTGGTAAGCCTGTAGCTTCCAACTTATATATTGCGATAGGGATTTCTGGAGCGATCCAGCATCTAGCAGGAATCAACTCTTCTAAAGTAAAAGTAGTTATCAATACAGATCCAGAAGCGCCGTTCTTTAAGGCAGCAGACTATGGAGTCGTTGGTGATGCTTTTGAAGTGGTACCTGCACTCATTGAGAAATTGAAGGCATTTAAGGCAGCTAATGCCTAA
- a CDS encoding electron transfer flavoprotein subunit beta/FixA family protein, translated as MKILVCISHVPDTTSKINFTDDNTQFDTNGVQFVINPNDEFGLTRAMWFKEKQNASVDVVTVGGAEVEPTLRKALAIGADQAIRVDTPAVDGYAVAKELADVVKNGGYDLVIAGRESIDYNGGMVPGMVAAMTGSSFVNTCISLEIDGDTATATREIDGGKETVKASLPLVIGGQKGLVEESDLRIPNMRGIMMARKKPLDVKAPVGASTETSTVSFEKPAPKGEVTLVDADNLDKLIDLLHNEAKAI; from the coding sequence ATGAAGATATTAGTTTGCATCAGCCATGTGCCAGATACAACCTCAAAAATCAATTTCACAGACGATAACACTCAGTTTGATACTAATGGTGTGCAGTTTGTGATTAATCCTAATGACGAGTTTGGTCTAACTAGAGCCATGTGGTTCAAGGAAAAGCAAAACGCGAGTGTGGATGTGGTTACTGTAGGTGGTGCGGAAGTAGAACCTACCTTGAGAAAAGCCCTAGCTATAGGTGCAGATCAAGCAATACGAGTGGACACGCCAGCCGTGGATGGTTATGCCGTGGCAAAAGAACTCGCAGATGTTGTAAAAAACGGTGGTTACGATCTTGTTATTGCTGGTCGTGAGTCTATTGACTATAACGGCGGTATGGTACCAGGAATGGTAGCTGCCATGACTGGATCCAGTTTTGTAAACACTTGTATTTCCTTAGAAATTGATGGTGATACCGCGACTGCAACCCGTGAGATTGATGGTGGTAAAGAAACAGTAAAAGCAAGTCTACCACTTGTGATAGGTGGCCAGAAAGGTCTGGTTGAAGAGAGCGACCTTAGAATACCAAACATGCGTGGAATCATGATGGCTCGTAAAAAGCCACTCGATGTCAAGGCTCCTGTTGGTGCGAGTACAGAGACCAGTACGGTTTCTTTTGAAAAGCCTGCACCTAAAGGAGAAGTTACTTTGGTAGACGCAGACAATCTTGATAAGCTGATTGATCTGTTGCACAACGAGGCAAAAGCGATCTAG
- a CDS encoding pyruvate dehydrogenase complex E1 component subunit beta has translation MKTIQFREAICEAMSEEMRRDESVYLMGEEVAEYNGAYKASKGMLDEFGPKRVIDTPISELGFAGVAIGSTMTGNRPIVEYMTFNFSLVGIDQIINNAAKIRQMSGGQLKCPIVFRGPTASAGQLAATHSQAFESWFANTPGLKVIVPSNPYDAKGLLKAAIRDDDPVIFMESEQMYGDKGEVPEDEYILPIGVAEIKREGTDVTIVSFGKIIKEAYTAAEELEKDGISCEIIDLRTVRPYDKEAILKSVKKTNRLVILEEAWPFGNVSTEISHMVQAEAFDYLDAPIYKINTADTPAPYSPVLLAEWLPNSDDVVEGVKKVMYRK, from the coding sequence ATGAAGACAATACAATTCCGCGAGGCGATTTGCGAAGCGATGAGTGAAGAAATGAGACGTGATGAGTCCGTCTACCTTATGGGTGAGGAAGTTGCGGAATATAATGGTGCTTATAAAGCTTCAAAAGGAATGCTCGATGAATTTGGCCCTAAGCGCGTTATCGACACTCCTATTTCTGAGCTAGGATTTGCTGGTGTTGCCATAGGGTCTACCATGACCGGCAACCGTCCTATTGTGGAATATATGACATTTAACTTCTCGCTAGTTGGAATCGATCAGATCATCAACAACGCAGCAAAAATACGCCAGATGTCTGGTGGACAATTAAAGTGTCCTATCGTCTTTAGAGGACCTACCGCAAGTGCTGGACAGCTAGCAGCAACGCATTCACAGGCTTTTGAAAGCTGGTTTGCAAATACACCTGGACTTAAGGTCATCGTACCTTCAAACCCATACGATGCCAAAGGATTGCTTAAAGCCGCTATACGCGACGACGATCCTGTAATCTTTATGGAGTCTGAGCAGATGTACGGTGATAAAGGTGAAGTTCCTGAAGATGAGTACATCCTACCTATAGGTGTGGCAGAAATCAAACGTGAAGGTACCGATGTGACGATTGTATCTTTTGGTAAGATCATTAAAGAAGCCTATACCGCTGCTGAAGAATTGGAAAAAGACGGCATCTCTTGCGAGATCATCGACTTGAGAACCGTGCGCCCTTATGATAAAGAAGCCATCTTAAAATCTGTCAAGAAAACCAACAGACTTGTTATTCTTGAGGAAGCGTGGCCATTTGGTAATGTATCGACTGAGATTTCCCACATGGTGCAGGCAGAAGCTTTTGACTATCTGGATGCTCCTATCTATAAGATCAACACCGCAGATACTCCAGCGCCTTATTCTCCAGTATTACTAGCAGAATGGTTGCCTAACAGTGACGATGTCGTAGAAGGTGTCAAAAAAGTAATGTACAGAAAGTAA